The following proteins are co-located in the Fructilactobacillus carniphilus genome:
- a CDS encoding DEAD/DEAH box helicase, whose translation MLEQFATRFNQLGYVAPTAIQKAVYEPMIDGGTDIVGLSPTGSGKTVAFLMPILANLMPGEGPQAIVLEPSQELAMQVTNVIRDWGAPFHAKVLPIIGGANVKRQQEKLKKRPEIIVGTPGRVLSLLQDHKLKVQGIETVVVDEADDLLQDDSLEKVRQIIAMVPRDSQVAYFSATDSEILHHLDEEMGKPADIIDVRAQDQSRGEVRHGQFQVSRGKRNDVLNRLTKLLNFKALVFFNQTTELNRAYNFFKHQGYSPAEKLSGTENKLQRERALKAFRKGQIKLLLTTDVAARGLDIPKLPSVINYDLPDDATTYVHRVGRTGRMGEPGLVINFGDDHDLRDLKKLLKDTEYDLQPIYYYRGKLVDHVDALSVSPVKPKKTTPIARAAQQQTAQPAATDRPVSNPPKQRKRKKNRKRDRKNKGKPRR comes from the coding sequence GTGTTAGAACAATTTGCCACTCGCTTTAACCAACTGGGATATGTTGCGCCCACGGCAATTCAGAAGGCCGTCTACGAACCGATGATTGACGGCGGAACTGACATCGTAGGGCTTTCGCCAACCGGTTCGGGGAAGACGGTTGCCTTTTTAATGCCCATTTTGGCGAATCTGATGCCCGGCGAAGGGCCCCAAGCCATTGTGTTAGAACCCTCGCAGGAATTGGCGATGCAGGTGACGAATGTTATCCGAGACTGGGGAGCACCGTTTCATGCCAAGGTGTTACCCATCATTGGGGGCGCGAACGTCAAGCGCCAACAGGAAAAATTGAAAAAACGGCCCGAAATCATTGTGGGAACCCCCGGACGAGTGTTGAGTCTCTTACAAGACCACAAGCTCAAGGTGCAAGGGATTGAAACCGTGGTCGTCGATGAAGCGGATGACTTACTCCAGGATGATTCCTTAGAAAAAGTGCGCCAAATCATTGCCATGGTGCCTCGGGATTCCCAGGTTGCCTACTTTTCGGCGACCGATAGTGAGATTCTTCACCACCTCGATGAGGAAATGGGAAAACCGGCTGACATTATTGACGTGCGTGCTCAAGACCAAAGTCGGGGTGAAGTGCGCCACGGCCAATTCCAAGTCTCGCGGGGGAAACGAAACGACGTCTTAAACCGGCTCACCAAGTTACTAAACTTTAAGGCGTTGGTCTTTTTCAACCAAACCACGGAGTTAAACCGGGCCTATAACTTCTTTAAGCACCAGGGCTACTCACCGGCAGAAAAGCTGAGTGGAACGGAAAACAAACTCCAACGGGAACGGGCGCTCAAGGCCTTTCGTAAGGGGCAGATCAAGCTCTTGCTAACGACTGACGTGGCGGCCCGGGGCTTGGATATTCCGAAGCTACCGTCGGTCATTAACTATGACCTGCCGGATGACGCCACGACTTACGTGCACCGGGTGGGTCGGACCGGTCGGATGGGGGAACCAGGCCTGGTCATCAACTTTGGTGATGATCACGATCTCCGGGATCTAAAGAAGCTCTTGAAAGACACGGAGTACGACCTCCAACCGATTTACTACTACCGCGGTAAGTTAGTGGACCACGTGGACGCACTGTCAGTTTCGCCGGTAAAACCCAAGAAAACGACACCGATAGCTAGAGCAGCACAGCAACAGACTGCGCAACCAGCGGCCACGGACCGCCCGGTTTCCAACCCACCTAAGCAACGCAAGCGGAAGAAAAACCGGAAACGAGACCGAAAGAATAAGGGGAAGCCGCGCCGTTAA
- a CDS encoding phosphoglycerate dehydrogenase, which translates to MPKKIAIPKNLEPAGKQLLKEHGFTIVELPDQKTSTLLKLAPDAFGVILYSAPFPNDTIEHMPDLKILARYGVGYDNLDVPYLNKHGIFVTITPLANASTVAETTMASILALSKHLVPATNEMRAGHWTEARSHVGFDLAGKTLGIIGYGRIGKMVEKKMSALDMRILVSSPHATKAEYGTVVDRDTLLQEADVVTLHMPVLPATKHSIAAREFNLMKDSAVLVNFSRGAIINTPDLITALQTGSISGAALDVFDEEPLPLNSPLYQLDNVLMTPHIAANTVECNDRMATDAAKEIIRVAAGEQPQWPVH; encoded by the coding sequence ATGCCGAAAAAAATTGCGATTCCAAAAAACCTTGAACCCGCAGGAAAACAGCTCTTAAAGGAACACGGCTTTACAATTGTTGAACTCCCCGACCAAAAGACGAGCACCTTACTTAAACTAGCTCCGGATGCCTTTGGAGTGATTCTCTATTCAGCTCCCTTCCCGAACGATACAATTGAACACATGCCGGACCTCAAAATCCTCGCACGCTACGGAGTGGGTTATGACAACCTTGACGTTCCGTACTTAAACAAGCATGGAATCTTCGTTACCATCACGCCACTTGCGAATGCCAGCACGGTCGCCGAAACCACGATGGCCTCGATTCTAGCGTTGTCTAAGCACCTAGTTCCCGCTACTAACGAAATGCGGGCAGGTCATTGGACCGAAGCGCGTAGCCACGTCGGCTTCGACCTCGCTGGTAAAACCCTAGGGATCATCGGTTACGGCCGGATTGGTAAAATGGTCGAAAAGAAGATGAGCGCCCTCGACATGCGGATTTTAGTCAGTTCACCCCACGCCACAAAAGCGGAGTACGGAACCGTGGTCGATCGCGATACCCTGCTACAAGAAGCAGATGTGGTCACACTTCACATGCCGGTCTTACCAGCAACCAAGCACTCGATTGCCGCACGCGAATTCAACCTGATGAAAGATTCCGCCGTCTTGGTTAATTTTTCGCGGGGAGCAATTATCAACACGCCTGATTTAATCACGGCGCTCCAAACCGGCAGCATTAGCGGGGCCGCCCTCGACGTCTTTGACGAGGAACCATTGCCGCTAAATAGTCCGTTGTACCAACTCGATAACGTTTTAATGACACCACACATTGCTGCCAACACCGTGGAATGTAACGACCGAATGGCCACGGATGCCGCTAAAGAAATCATCCGCGTCGCTGCTGGTGAACAACCACAATGGCCGGTTCACTAA
- a CDS encoding S-ribosylhomocysteine lyase — MTKVESFTLDHTQVQAPYVRLIAAEEGTQGDVISNFDLRLVQPNANAIPTAGLHTIEHLLAGLLRDRLDGVIDCSPFGCRTGFHLIVWGTPTTAEVAQALKAALTEIRDEIEWDDVQGTDKYSCGNYRDHSLFSAKEWSRAILAQGISSDPYERKLV; from the coding sequence ATGACAAAAGTAGAAAGTTTCACGTTAGATCACACGCAGGTACAGGCTCCATATGTACGGTTGATTGCAGCTGAGGAGGGAACCCAGGGTGATGTGATTTCTAACTTCGATTTACGACTGGTGCAACCCAACGCCAATGCGATTCCGACGGCCGGTTTGCACACGATTGAACATTTACTAGCCGGACTGCTACGGGATCGTCTCGATGGGGTGATTGATTGTTCGCCGTTTGGATGTCGAACCGGGTTTCACCTGATTGTGTGGGGCACCCCGACGACCGCGGAAGTAGCACAAGCCCTCAAAGCAGCTCTCACAGAAATTCGAGATGAGATTGAATGGGACGACGTGCAGGGAACCGACAAATATAGCTGTGGGAACTATCGCGACCACTCGTTGTTCTCGGCTAAGGAATGGTCCCGTGCCATTTTAGCCCAAGGCATTAGTTCTGACCCGTACGAACGGAAATTAGTTTAG
- a CDS encoding 5-methyltetrahydropteroyltriglutamate--homocysteine S-methyltransferase, translating into MTATHFDIVGSFLRPERLKQARADRQAGNISDHDLTDVENQEIADLVQKEVQVGLKTVTDGEFRRSYWHLDTFWGFDGIKHTHQEHGYQFHGVETRNDSAQVEGKIKFNPNHPDLQAFCYLQSVVKNYPGITARQSIPSPAQLYAELVRGPENIAAVQKYYPNHQDLVHDIGTAYRDLILALYEAGCRDVKLDDCTWGMLADHDFWKLMTDQAEDIEQLQQEYVAFNNAALVDLPADLRTSTHVCRGNYASTWAAQGGYQPVAKTLFNKENVENYYLEFDDKRSGDFQPLAEVPATKNVVLGLVTSKRPELEKPETLKERIKEASRYVDLDRLGLSTQCGFASTEEGNHLTEAQQWDKIKLVIETANQIWPEKKED; encoded by the coding sequence ATGACAGCGACCCATTTTGATATTGTAGGCAGTTTTTTACGACCGGAACGCTTAAAGCAGGCCCGCGCCGATCGGCAAGCAGGCAACATTAGTGACCATGACTTAACGGACGTGGAAAATCAGGAAATTGCTGATTTAGTTCAAAAGGAAGTCCAAGTGGGCTTAAAAACCGTGACTGACGGTGAATTCCGCCGTAGTTACTGGCACTTAGATACCTTCTGGGGCTTTGATGGGATCAAGCACACCCACCAGGAACACGGCTACCAGTTTCATGGAGTAGAAACCCGAAACGACTCGGCTCAGGTGGAAGGCAAGATCAAGTTTAATCCTAACCATCCCGACTTACAGGCCTTTTGTTACTTACAATCGGTAGTAAAAAACTATCCAGGCATCACCGCACGGCAAAGCATTCCGTCTCCCGCGCAACTATACGCCGAATTGGTTCGTGGTCCCGAAAACATTGCGGCGGTCCAAAAGTATTATCCGAATCATCAGGACTTAGTGCATGACATTGGAACAGCCTATCGGGACCTGATCTTAGCGTTGTACGAAGCTGGCTGTCGGGACGTGAAGCTCGATGATTGTACCTGGGGAATGTTAGCGGATCATGATTTCTGGAAGTTAATGACGGATCAAGCCGAAGACATTGAGCAGTTGCAACAGGAATACGTGGCCTTTAACAACGCTGCACTCGTGGACTTGCCGGCGGATTTACGGACCAGCACGCACGTGTGTCGCGGAAACTACGCTTCAACCTGGGCCGCTCAAGGAGGTTACCAACCAGTGGCCAAGACGTTGTTTAACAAGGAAAACGTGGAAAATTACTACCTCGAATTTGATGACAAGCGGTCCGGGGACTTCCAACCATTGGCGGAAGTGCCAGCCACGAAGAACGTGGTGCTGGGCTTAGTAACTTCCAAACGACCAGAATTAGAAAAGCCAGAAACGCTGAAGGAACGCATAAAAGAAGCCAGTCGGTACGTCGATTTAGACCGGTTGGGCTTGAGTACTCAGTGTGGTTTTGCTTCAACGGAAGAAGGAAATCACCTTACGGAAGCTCAACAGTGGGACAAAATTAAACTTGTGATTGAAACGGCCAACCAAATTTGGCCGGAAAAGAAGGAGGACTAA
- a CDS encoding acetoin reductase produces the protein MPKKVAIITGSGRGIGAAIAKQLAGEGYAIAVSDIDSDTADQVANDINQQDNQTARSYVVDVAERDEVFRLVNEVVQDFGQLDLFVNNAGIAFIASIVDSNPEEVKRLLNVNLLGTFWGIQAAATQFKKQGTGGKIINAASLASVEGSALQGAYSASKFAIRGLGQSAAKELAPDHITVNAYDPGIVLTPLRDGIDETTAKLKNTTFDEQRQGVVDEIALKRAATPEDVAQVISFLASPNADYITGQSILIDGGMRFH, from the coding sequence ATGCCGAAAAAAGTAGCAATTATTACCGGGAGCGGTCGCGGGATTGGAGCTGCGATTGCTAAGCAATTAGCCGGAGAAGGTTATGCGATTGCGGTATCAGACATTGATTCAGACACTGCAGATCAAGTCGCTAATGATATCAATCAGCAAGACAATCAAACCGCCCGTTCGTACGTGGTCGACGTGGCAGAACGTGACGAGGTCTTTCGCTTAGTCAACGAGGTGGTGCAGGATTTCGGCCAATTGGATTTATTTGTCAACAACGCCGGAATCGCCTTCATTGCGTCCATCGTGGACAGTAATCCAGAGGAGGTTAAACGGTTGTTGAACGTTAACCTGCTGGGAACCTTCTGGGGGATTCAAGCGGCAGCCACCCAGTTTAAAAAGCAGGGCACCGGCGGCAAGATTATTAACGCTGCTTCCCTAGCTTCCGTGGAGGGATCCGCCTTACAAGGAGCCTACTCAGCTTCAAAGTTCGCAATTCGAGGACTGGGACAGTCGGCAGCCAAGGAACTGGCGCCGGATCACATCACCGTGAATGCCTATGATCCCGGAATTGTGTTGACTCCATTACGGGACGGGATTGACGAAACAACTGCGAAACTAAAAAATACGACTTTCGATGAACAACGCCAGGGAGTAGTGGATGAAATTGCCTTAAAACGGGCCGCTACTCCCGAGGACGTCGCTCAGGTGATTTCCTTTCTAGCTTCACCCAATGCCGATTACATTACCGGCCAATCCATTCTGATTGACGGAGGGATGCGCTTCCACTAG
- a CDS encoding MetQ/NlpA family ABC transporter substrate-binding protein translates to MKKGRIIGIGIVLVVVILGVWTFWGHAHQQKDEITLGTIGSDAKIWNYIAKQPATKKAHIKLQVKSFTDGVALNTATAQGKVNVNAFQSDAYLQAYNQKNPKQQLDVIGTTYLEPLGIYSTKYKQLNQIPDGSTIAIADNPANTARGLKLLAQAGLIKLKPNFSTLSGLNGIASNPHQFKFQEIDDTTGPRVIKDQKVAAALISNTIALEGHLNVLTDSLYHEQVNQSTKANINVLATAKNASKQQKHQYKKLLQIYHSKTVQKYVQREFDGTKIEVQKPVSYLRN, encoded by the coding sequence ATGAAAAAAGGAAGAATCATTGGAATTGGGATCGTCCTCGTAGTGGTGATCCTGGGAGTGTGGACCTTTTGGGGGCATGCCCACCAGCAAAAGGATGAAATTACGTTAGGAACAATTGGTTCGGATGCTAAAATTTGGAATTACATTGCCAAGCAACCGGCCACGAAAAAAGCGCACATCAAGTTGCAAGTTAAGAGTTTCACCGACGGAGTGGCGCTTAACACGGCCACGGCACAGGGCAAAGTGAACGTGAATGCCTTTCAATCGGATGCTTACTTGCAGGCCTATAACCAGAAGAATCCGAAGCAGCAACTCGACGTCATCGGAACCACGTACCTGGAACCGTTGGGGATTTATTCCACGAAATACAAGCAACTCAACCAAATTCCGGATGGCAGCACAATTGCGATTGCGGATAATCCCGCTAATACCGCCCGGGGCTTGAAGTTACTGGCTCAAGCCGGCTTAATTAAGTTGAAGCCCAACTTTAGCACGTTGTCGGGGCTGAACGGAATTGCAAGTAATCCGCATCAATTTAAGTTCCAGGAAATCGATGATACGACCGGCCCCCGGGTAATTAAGGATCAGAAGGTGGCCGCGGCGTTGATTAGTAACACGATTGCGCTGGAGGGGCATTTGAACGTGTTGACTGATTCCTTGTACCATGAGCAGGTCAACCAGTCGACCAAGGCCAATATTAACGTGCTAGCGACCGCCAAAAATGCCTCAAAGCAACAGAAACACCAGTACAAAAAACTGTTGCAGATTTATCACAGTAAAACCGTGCAAAAATACGTTCAGCGTGAATTTGATGGAACTAAGATTGAGGTCCAGAAACCAGTCAGTTATTTACGCAACTAG
- a CDS encoding MetQ/NlpA family ABC transporter substrate-binding protein yields MKKKYIISGIIVIFALIFVFTFIIKPKQDDSKTIRLASSPGPYSELFLKGVKPILEKEGYKVKNQSFSDLSLADVAINNGEADLNVDQHTAYMNNFNHEKHAHLAALTKIPTVPTGIYPAKKHSLKEVSDGDKVAIPNDPSNMARAYNVLVKAGWITLKPGVDPIKATSKDIATNKYNLKITEMQDVQIPRSRSDFDYVILPGSTAYPAKISTKTMLLPEDIKPDYYLVAAVDKKSENKKWAKAVKKAYHSKEFKQYLKDHNKQSFWKTPKGY; encoded by the coding sequence ATGAAGAAAAAGTACATTATCAGCGGAATTATTGTTATTTTCGCCCTAATCTTTGTGTTTACGTTTATCATCAAACCCAAGCAGGATGACTCGAAGACGATTCGGTTAGCTTCTTCGCCCGGTCCTTACAGTGAATTATTCCTGAAGGGAGTGAAGCCAATCCTCGAAAAGGAAGGCTACAAAGTTAAGAATCAGTCCTTTAGTGACCTTTCCTTAGCCGACGTGGCCATTAATAACGGCGAAGCTGACCTGAACGTGGACCAACACACGGCTTACATGAACAACTTCAATCATGAAAAGCATGCTCATTTAGCTGCTTTGACTAAGATTCCGACGGTTCCGACTGGAATTTATCCCGCCAAGAAACATAGTCTAAAGGAAGTTAGTGACGGAGATAAAGTAGCCATTCCTAATGATCCGTCCAACATGGCACGGGCCTATAACGTGTTAGTTAAGGCTGGCTGGATTACTTTGAAACCGGGGGTTGACCCAATCAAAGCGACTAGCAAGGACATTGCTACAAACAAATACAATTTAAAGATTACAGAAATGCAAGACGTGCAGATTCCACGATCACGGTCTGATTTTGACTACGTAATTTTACCAGGTTCAACTGCTTATCCAGCTAAGATTTCCACGAAGACGATGTTATTGCCGGAAGATATTAAACCGGACTACTACCTCGTGGCCGCTGTAGATAAGAAGAGTGAAAACAAGAAGTGGGCCAAAGCGGTTAAAAAGGCTTACCACTCTAAAGAATTTAAACAGTACCTGAAGGATCACAACAAGCAGAGTTTCTGGAAGACGCCGAAGGGTTACTAA
- a CDS encoding transporter substrate-binding domain-containing protein has translation MKKKWPLILMAGLAAFVLAACGQKKAETKTPHVLTIGLEGTYAPYSYRQNGKLTGFEVDLAKETAKRMDLKPKFVTTGWDSLIAGLNSNNYDVVFNNLAENSERQKKFRFATPYVYSKSVIITKKNGAIKAPQDLKGKKVAEGTGTDNWNNAKKLGANPISSPEFQTSMDMINQGRVVGAVNSREAFEYWKKSHSNTDLTYIEIPENVTKPSAIAPMMNKKNAKLQAKMDKAIQSERKDGTLKRLSLKYFGTNITEK, from the coding sequence ATGAAAAAGAAGTGGCCCCTGATTTTAATGGCTGGATTAGCTGCGTTCGTATTAGCTGCTTGTGGCCAGAAGAAAGCTGAAACTAAGACTCCACATGTTTTAACAATCGGGCTGGAAGGAACATATGCGCCATATTCTTACCGACAAAATGGAAAACTAACGGGATTTGAAGTTGATTTAGCAAAAGAAACCGCTAAGCGGATGGACTTAAAGCCTAAGTTTGTGACGACCGGCTGGGATTCGTTGATTGCTGGTTTGAACTCTAATAATTACGATGTAGTTTTCAATAATTTGGCGGAAAACTCAGAACGGCAAAAAAAGTTCCGCTTTGCTACCCCGTATGTTTATTCTAAGTCTGTGATTATCACGAAAAAGAATGGTGCGATTAAAGCTCCCCAGGATTTAAAGGGGAAGAAAGTTGCTGAAGGAACGGGAACTGATAACTGGAATAACGCTAAAAAGTTAGGTGCTAATCCAATTTCTTCACCTGAATTTCAAACCTCAATGGACATGATTAACCAGGGTCGAGTAGTGGGAGCAGTTAACTCAAGAGAAGCCTTTGAATATTGGAAGAAGAGTCATTCGAATACCGATTTGACTTACATTGAAATTCCTGAAAATGTTACTAAACCCAGTGCAATCGCACCAATGATGAATAAGAAGAATGCTAAACTTCAGGCTAAAATGGATAAGGCCATCCAATCAGAACGTAAAGATGGGACTTTGAAACGACTTTCGCTGAAATATTTTGGAACTAACATTACGGAAAAATAA
- a CDS encoding helix-turn-helix domain-containing protein: MENHFASQLKKLRTKQGFSQEDLAQQLFISRQAVSRWEAGTATPDLNTLIKLTQLLDCSLDELVFAQPASEPQKTKATGMNFWEFIHLDWWLVFAFGGFFIWMLRAIVRLFS, encoded by the coding sequence ATGGAAAATCATTTTGCTAGTCAGTTAAAAAAATTACGAACGAAACAGGGGTTCTCACAGGAAGATTTAGCCCAGCAGCTGTTTATTTCCCGCCAAGCAGTTTCACGGTGGGAAGCAGGAACCGCCACACCGGATTTAAACACGTTGATTAAACTAACCCAGCTTTTGGATTGTTCGTTGGATGAGTTGGTTTTTGCCCAACCGGCCTCTGAACCACAGAAAACTAAAGCAACGGGCATGAACTTTTGGGAATTCATTCATCTAGATTGGTGGTTAGTTTTTGCGTTCGGCGGTTTTTTCATTTGGATGTTGCGGGCAATTGTAAGATTATTTTCGTAA
- a CDS encoding MFS transporter yields MTAKLIKQLVFMSGIFICMLDTTVMNVALPTIATSLHVELNTLSWALNIYTILFAALTIPLTKLGEVVGEERLYGLGIVTFGIGSLLSGCASTTGFLIASRAVQSIGAAVVFPLSMTLGIKSVGNGDRTKIIAALGVTQGLAAAIGPVIGGVITNYWSWRWIFWINLPIVAMMLVVCAWNLRQQQPRDRHSVVQIDWLGALLIMIGILSFTTALVNGRDWGWWSATTLTLLVSSLVAGLLLIGVEKWVAADPIIPLALFQKQQFRGAAVVLILSNLLLVAVTVILPTYYVSLEHYSSLKASLLLLPITLMIFISAPVAGLLLKRIGARWLVTIGFFLIFVSYLGFATHALQQLSGAILAGMFLGTGFGLITGPITIIAAADFQGKLLNASQSVAGVLRQVGVVLAVAIFVTALHTNLLQAQQKSIMDANRRIERLQFPISVTHVIERQIQQAIRHQQPSLTARSVPDPRLQHQIGLIKKETKANFVSAFQRLYQRTLPVSGLAILTGFLFKRSQVRKKFFFSRQRRL; encoded by the coding sequence ATGACAGCCAAACTAATTAAGCAACTCGTGTTCATGAGCGGGATTTTCATCTGCATGTTAGATACCACGGTGATGAACGTGGCTCTGCCGACCATCGCAACCTCACTGCACGTGGAGCTGAACACCTTATCGTGGGCGCTAAACATCTATACAATTCTCTTTGCGGCCCTCACGATTCCGCTAACGAAACTGGGGGAAGTAGTTGGGGAAGAACGACTTTACGGGCTCGGAATCGTAACCTTTGGAATCGGATCGCTATTGTCAGGATGTGCGTCGACCACTGGCTTTTTGATTGCCAGTCGTGCCGTGCAAAGTATCGGGGCAGCCGTGGTGTTTCCGCTTTCGATGACGCTTGGGATTAAATCCGTGGGTAACGGCGACCGGACCAAGATCATTGCGGCGCTCGGGGTTACGCAGGGACTAGCTGCAGCCATTGGACCGGTGATTGGCGGGGTAATTACCAACTACTGGAGCTGGCGGTGGATTTTCTGGATTAATCTCCCGATTGTAGCCATGATGTTAGTGGTTTGTGCCTGGAATTTACGGCAGCAACAACCACGAGACCGGCATTCAGTTGTCCAGATTGATTGGCTCGGGGCGTTGTTAATCATGATCGGCATTTTAAGCTTTACTACCGCCCTAGTGAACGGTCGGGACTGGGGCTGGTGGTCTGCTACGACGCTGACTTTATTGGTAAGCTCGTTGGTAGCGGGATTACTATTAATCGGAGTTGAAAAATGGGTGGCAGCCGACCCCATTATTCCGTTGGCGTTATTTCAAAAGCAGCAGTTTCGCGGGGCGGCAGTCGTGTTAATCCTTAGTAATTTATTATTAGTGGCGGTGACGGTCATTCTCCCGACCTACTACGTTAGTCTGGAACACTATAGTTCGTTAAAGGCATCCCTGTTGCTCTTGCCAATTACGCTGATGATTTTTATCAGTGCGCCGGTAGCGGGCTTGCTTTTGAAACGGATCGGGGCACGCTGGCTGGTGACAATCGGATTTTTCTTGATTTTTGTGAGTTACCTGGGCTTTGCAACGCATGCTTTACAGCAGCTTAGTGGCGCCATCCTGGCGGGAATGTTTTTGGGAACTGGTTTTGGCTTAATTACCGGACCAATTACGATTATTGCAGCTGCTGATTTTCAGGGGAAACTGTTGAATGCCTCGCAAAGCGTTGCTGGGGTGCTCCGCCAAGTAGGGGTCGTGTTAGCCGTGGCCATTTTCGTAACGGCGCTACACACCAATTTACTACAAGCCCAACAAAAATCGATTATGGATGCCAACCGGCGGATTGAGCGGTTACAATTTCCCATATCTGTCACGCACGTAATTGAACGGCAAATCCAACAAGCAATTCGACACCAGCAACCGTCGCTCACCGCGCGGTCAGTTCCTGATCCACGGCTGCAACACCAAATTGGTTTGATTAAAAAGGAAACGAAGGCTAACTTTGTGAGCGCCTTTCAACGGCTGTACCAACGAACATTACCAGTGAGTGGTCTGGCAATTTTAACCGGATTCTTATTTAAGCGTTCTCAGGTTAGAAAAAAGTTTTTCTTTTCCCGACAAAGACGCTTATAA
- a CDS encoding PadR family transcriptional regulator, protein MKGKEIILGLLDTRGPLTGYEINEIIQQQLNHFYDGSYGMIYPTLRKLEEEGLVTKQQVNQTEKPNKNVFSIQPAGKKVFQKALHADLKGETFKSDFLLKLYFGDQLTKQQQRNLLQQELDFKQLKLDALHANRDEWQQNGITANQQFTVDYGIATYAAQIKVLQQALQRL, encoded by the coding sequence ATGAAGGGAAAAGAAATAATTTTGGGATTGCTTGACACCCGAGGACCGCTAACTGGCTATGAAATTAACGAAATCATTCAACAGCAGTTAAACCACTTCTATGATGGTAGTTATGGAATGATTTATCCCACACTGCGCAAGCTCGAAGAAGAGGGATTAGTAACCAAGCAGCAGGTTAACCAAACGGAAAAGCCCAATAAAAACGTCTTCTCGATTCAGCCGGCGGGAAAAAAGGTCTTTCAAAAGGCGTTGCATGCTGATTTAAAGGGTGAGACCTTTAAGTCGGATTTCTTGTTAAAGCTGTACTTTGGGGATCAACTCACTAAGCAGCAACAACGGAATTTATTGCAACAAGAATTAGATTTTAAGCAGCTCAAGCTGGATGCGCTCCATGCTAACCGCGATGAATGGCAGCAAAATGGCATTACGGCCAATCAACAGTTTACCGTTGATTACGGGATTGCAACTTATGCAGCTCAAATCAAGGTGTTACAACAAGCATTACAGCGTTTATAG